In Mytilus edulis chromosome 7, xbMytEdul2.2, whole genome shotgun sequence, a single genomic region encodes these proteins:
- the LOC139481353 gene encoding uncharacterized protein encodes MIAGLILFMCFACFDARLSSGPQIRTYEASIEDRFMKMEIRLNEQSMQLEAQSNRIEFLEDKVAVSENRIQKQNSVIDTLKKSLFKNKDTMSQLQKWFGVVNTSQRVCSDQLFLLRNQLLKFETFLSKTNDASDDFEKPVSKIRITDVPPQENRERRLLVGSSISPMAITQYSAFYAYFSHHELAPGKHHTLIFDTVKTNTDGMYSGSTGVYTVPLDGVYGFIYTIRMGCHTAVAFGAFEIIKNNEVEGVSFINAPCSQQDTVTGNVIIHAVQGDKVFIRTHPQSTIDSNIYSDLNGKTSFSGWLIHADQ; translated from the exons ATGATAGCTGGATTGATACTGTTTATGTGCTTTGCATGCTTTGATGCACGACTGAGTTCAGGTCCACAAATTCGGACATATGAAGCATCGATAGAGGATCGTTTCATGAAGATGGAGATACGTTTAAATGAGCAGTCAATGCAACTTGAAGCCCAAAGTAACCGTATCGAATTTTTGGAAGACAAAGTTGCTGTATCTGAAAACCGGATACAAAAACAGAATAGTGTTATTGACACCTTGAAAAAATCGTTGTTCAAAAATAAAGATACTATGAGTCAGTTACAGAAATGGTTTGGTGTAGTGAATACATCCCAGCGTGTGTGCTCTGACCAATTGTTCTTGTTAAGAAACCAGTTGTTAAAATTCGAAACATTTCTTTCCAAAACTAACGATGCATCAGATGATTTTGAAAAACCTGTGTCAAAAATTCGAATCACGGACGTTCCACCACAGGAAAATAGAG AACGTAGACTTTTAGTCGGGAGTAGTATTTCACCAATGGCAATAACTCAGTATTCAGCTTTCTATGCATACTTCAGCCATCATGAGCTAGCGCCAGGAAAACACCATACTCTTATTTTCGATACAGTCAAAACTAATACAGATGGCATGTATAGTGGCAGTACTGGTGTTTACACTGTCCCTTTAGATGGTGTGTATGGATTTATTTATACAATAAGGATGGGATGTCACACAGCGGTTGCCTTTGGAgcgtttgaaataataaaaaataatgaagtagAAGGCGTATCATTCATAAACGCTCCGTGTAGCCAACAAGATACTGTGACTGGAAACGTAATTATTCATGCAGTGCAAGGAGATAAAGTTTTTATAAGAACTCATCCACAGAGCACAATCGACAGCAATATATACAGCGACTTAAACGGGAAAACGTCATTTTCTGGATGGCTTATCCATGCTGATCAATAA
- the LOC139481354 gene encoding uncharacterized protein, giving the protein MVLKIGLCITFACFHALISIDAAKIGIYDASVEARFKEMEKHLLEQSFQLKNQKKRIELLEKSANHYNVDIDRCEHRVQRLNELITKLENTEAKNSEDINDLHKNLSMVYNHLSKCKSFLNNKQLTKTANNRQFTCNSKSDMKIGAKLSGNEKGQTKQNIPAQESKVKIPLRRNPNEAKAFCAHLSHYEYRPTNSKIIIFDTETEDTHDTYNKYSGTYIAPQDGLYGFVYTIRMGCTSSGASGSFELIRNDNVQSVIYIGETGCEHQETTNGFAIVQARKGDTFYVRTHSSFYMHGHVLSDHNGWTSFCGWLIR; this is encoded by the exons ATGGTTTTGAAAATAGGGTTGTGTATAACATTTGCATGTTTTCATGCCCTGATTAGTATTGATGCTGCAAAAATAGGGATATATGACGCATCAGTAGAGGCTCGTTTCAAAGAGATGGAAAAACATCTACTTGAACAATCTTTTCAACTCAAAAACCAGAAAAAACGTATCGAACTACTGGAGAAATCGGCGAACCACTACAATGTTGATATTGATAGATGTGAACATCGAGTCCAAAGACTAAATGAACTTATTACCAAACTGGAAAACACTGAAGCAAAGAATTCGGAAGATATTAACGATTTACATAAAAATCTTAGTATGGTGTATAACCATCTATCTAAATGTAAATCTttcttaaacaataaacaattaacaaaaactGCAAATAATCGCCAGTTTACTTGTAATTCAAAATCAGACATGAAGATTGGAGCTAAATTGAGTGGCAACGAGAAAGGACAAACGAAACAAAATATCCCAGCACAGGAAAGTAAAG TCAAAATACCACTAAGACGAAACCCCAACGAAGCGAAAGCGTTTTGTGCACATCTGAGTCATTACGAATATCGTCCAACTAACTCAAAGATCATCATATTCGACACAGAAACTGAAGATACTCATGACACTTACAATAAATATAGTGGAACATATATCGCCCCTCAGGATGGACTTTATGGCTTTGTGTATACAATCAGAATGGGATGCACCTCATCCGGAGCCTCAGGATCTTTCGAACTCATTCGTAACGACAATGTCCAAAGTGTAATTTATATTGGCGAAACAGGATGCGAGCATCAGGAAACCACAAATGGATTTGCTATTGTACAAGCAAGAAAAGGTGACACATTTTACGTCCGCACTCATTCATCTTTTTACATGCATGGACATGTTCTTAGTGACCACAATGGATGGACTTCTTTTTGTGGATGGCTtattagataa
- the LOC139481355 gene encoding splicing factor 3A subunit 2-like: protein MDFQNRAGGKTGSGGVASASESNRDRRERLRQLALETIDLNKDPYFMKNHLGSYECKLCLTLHNNEGSYLAHTQGKKHQANLARRAAKEAKEAPQQPAPEKPRVDIKKFVKIGRPGYKVTKQRDSENHQQSLLFQIDYPEIVDGIMPRHRFMAAYEQKVEPPDRKWQYLLFAAEPYETIAFKVPSREVDKDSKKLWTHWNKETKQFFLQFAFKGDGKIPVPTPQPGQQQPPPPPANVPQLPLPPRPHRMPMPPRPPPPPGVMMRPGPPPPMPPPPGAFMGPPGGMHHGHGPPLGMPAPPPPPVPPPVPPPVSSHHGGPGPIAPPPPPPPSKPPESS from the exons ATGGATTTCCAAAACAGAGCTGGAGGAAAGACAGGGTCTGGAGGAGTAGCCTCGGCCTCTGAGTCAAACAGAGATAGAAGAGAAAGGCTACGCCAGTTAGCTTTAGAGACAATTGACTTAAATAAG gatccatattttatgaaaaatcatTTGGGATCCTATGAATGTAAACTTTGTCTGACGCTACATAATAATGAG GGAAGTTACTTAGCTCATACGCAGGGAAAAAAGCATCAGGCTAATTT AGCTCGCAGAGCAGCAAAAGAAGCTAAGGAAGCACCTCAACAGCCTGCACCAGAAAAGCCGAGAGTTGACATTAAAAAGTTTGTGAAAATTGGTCGACCTGGTTACAAAG taacaaAACAGAGAGATTCAGAAAATCATCAGCAGAGTTTGTTGTTTCAG ATTGACTACCCAGAAATTGTGGATGGAATCATGCCACGTCACAGATTTATGGCAGCTTATGAACAGAAGGTGGAGCCACCAGACAGGAAGTGGCAATATTTGTTATTTGCAGCAGAACCTTATGAAACAATAGCTTTCAAG GTACCTAGTAGAGAAGTGGACAAAGATTCTAAGAAACTATGGACCCATTGGAACAAGGAAACAAAGCAG tttttcctTCAGTTTGCCTTTAAGGGAGATGGCAAGATTCCAGTTCCGACACCACAGCCTGGACAACAACAGCCACCACCTCCACCAGCAAACGTGCCACAACTACCACTTCCTCCAAGGCCACACAGGATGCCTATGCCACCAAGACCTCCTCCACCCCCTGGAGTAATGATGAGACCTGGACCCCCACCCCCTATGCCACCACCACCTGGAGCATTTATGGGTCCACCAGGAGGGATGCATCATGGACATGGACCACCGTTGGGCATGCCagcaccaccaccccctcctgttccTCCACCAGTTCCACCGCCTGTATCATCTCATCATGGAGGACCTGGACCAATTGCCCCTCCACCTCCCCCTCCCCCATCAAAACCTCCAGAATCATCATAG